One Stigmatella aurantiaca genomic region harbors:
- a CDS encoding SBBP repeat-containing protein has protein sequence MSVYLSFRTLLAATAAGTLAAGCSPEELPAAPTHGGFEWSTQGWSLVGTHFGTYQHDEATDLWVHPYSGAVYVSGYENGSLGQSAVEPSGNADGLIISLPSNLDWQQAKVLKFESYDGKAEVIEAISAKPVQGQETFDLYFAGRTAGTFGTANAGQFDTLVGWTNHGLSSKRVFQFGTERPQHPRRLALDGRGGIVVSGYDDIYIPSNYVETWEDPFVMKLQRSNDTLAHATGWPLQFSTPFTDTLPGMAMKTEANAPIYITGANAAGSGRGMFVKKLRPDGSLEWTAQQSPISLDMGAALHVLPDNTVLFAGSSYADFGQGTIGEQDVVVRRLRPDNNGQPIWTKTYGTTSSEWVTDLTVDADGNIYVVGQTLGSFDPNIPPSLEESDIFLLKLAPDGTSPQYFQIGSPGEDYPASVAVNGNGDIFVAGYTTGTLIPGKPYKAGRDGFVFRVTPPGFGTGSTRQ, from the coding sequence ATGTCCGTCTACCTTTCCTTCCGAACCCTCCTGGCGGCCACCGCCGCGGGCACGCTGGCGGCCGGTTGCAGCCCCGAAGAGCTTCCCGCCGCGCCGACCCATGGTGGCTTCGAGTGGTCCACCCAGGGGTGGAGCCTCGTCGGCACCCACTTCGGCACGTACCAGCACGATGAGGCCACGGACCTCTGGGTTCACCCCTACTCGGGCGCCGTCTATGTCTCCGGCTACGAGAACGGCTCGCTGGGACAGTCCGCGGTCGAGCCCTCGGGCAACGCGGACGGGCTGATCATCTCCCTTCCCTCGAACCTGGACTGGCAACAGGCCAAGGTCCTCAAGTTCGAGAGCTACGATGGGAAGGCGGAGGTCATCGAGGCGATCAGTGCCAAACCCGTCCAGGGCCAGGAGACGTTCGATCTGTACTTCGCGGGACGCACCGCGGGGACGTTTGGAACGGCCAACGCCGGCCAGTTCGACACCCTCGTGGGCTGGACCAACCACGGGCTCAGCTCGAAGAGGGTCTTCCAATTTGGCACGGAGCGGCCCCAGCACCCGCGGCGGCTGGCGCTCGATGGCCGGGGGGGCATTGTCGTCTCCGGATATGACGACATCTACATCCCCTCCAACTACGTGGAGACCTGGGAAGATCCGTTCGTCATGAAGTTGCAGCGCTCGAACGACACCCTGGCGCATGCCACCGGGTGGCCGCTCCAGTTCTCCACCCCCTTCACGGACACGCTGCCAGGCATGGCCATGAAGACCGAGGCGAATGCGCCCATCTACATCACGGGCGCCAATGCCGCCGGGAGCGGCCGCGGCATGTTCGTGAAGAAGCTCCGGCCCGATGGCTCCCTCGAGTGGACCGCCCAGCAGTCTCCCATCTCCCTGGACATGGGGGCGGCGCTGCATGTGCTGCCCGACAACACGGTGCTCTTCGCGGGCTCCAGCTATGCGGACTTCGGGCAGGGCACCATTGGCGAGCAGGACGTGGTGGTGCGAAGGCTGCGCCCGGACAACAACGGGCAGCCGATCTGGACCAAGACGTACGGCACGACGAGCTCCGAGTGGGTCACGGACCTGACCGTCGACGCCGACGGCAACATCTACGTGGTCGGCCAGACCCTGGGTTCGTTCGATCCCAACATCCCGCCCAGCCTGGAGGAGAGCGACATCTTCCTGCTCAAGCTGGCGCCCGATGGAACCTCGCCCCAGTACTTCCAGATCGGCTCGCCAGGGGAGGACTACCCCGCTTCCGTCGCGGTGAATGGGAACGGCGACATCTTCGTGGCCGGCTACACCACGGGCACCCTCATCCCGGGCAAACCGTACAAGGCGGGCCGTGATGGCTTCGTGTTCCGCGTGACGCCTCCCGGCTTCGGAACGGGCTCTACCCGGCAATAA